A single region of the Ziziphus jujuba cultivar Dongzao chromosome 10, ASM3175591v1 genome encodes:
- the LOC107411567 gene encoding probable glutathione S-transferase parA — protein sequence MRVRIALAEKWIQYEYKEENLLEISPLLLQMNPVHKMVPVLIHNGKPICESLNILLYVDEVWPHRKSRPLLPSDPYQRSQARFWADFIDKKIYDSGKRVLMSKGKQQEEAKKEMIESLKLLEGVLGDKLYYGGEKLGLLDVAFIPFYCWFYSYETCGGFSVEAECPKLVGWVRRCKDVESVSKSLVDPLLVFDYVLQLRKRAGLE from the exons ATGAGGGTGAGAATTGCTTTGGCAGAGAAATGGATCCAATACGAATACAAGGAAGAGAATCTGCTTGAAATATCCCCTTTGCTTTTGCAAATGAACCCCGTTCATAAAATGGTCCCGGTACTCATCCACAACGGAAAACCCATCTGCGAGTCCCTCAACATTCTTCTCTACGTCGATGAGGTTTGGCCTCATCGTAAATCTCGGCCTCTCTTGCCTTCTGATCCATACCAGAGATCTCAGGCGAGGTTTTGGGCTGATTTTATTGACAAGAAg atatatgataGTGGGAAAAGGGTGCTGATGAGCAAAGGAAAGCAGCAAGAGGAAGCCAAGAAGGAGATGATAGAGTCTTTGAAGCTCTTGGAAGGAGTGCTCGGAGACAAGCTTTACTATGGAGGTGAAAAGTTGGGGTTGTTGGACGTGGCTTTTATACCTTTTTACTGCTGGTTTTATTCCTACGAAACCTGTGGTGGGTTTAGTGTAGAAGCCGAGTGTCCAAAGTTGGTTGGGTGGGTTCGGAGGTGTAAAGATGTAGAGAGTGTTTCCAAATCTCTCGTCGACCCACTTTTGGTGTTTGACTATGTTTTGCAGCTCAGGAAAAGGGCTGGATTGGAGTGA
- the LOC107411578 gene encoding probable glutathione S-transferase parA, whose amino-acid sequence MEDHKVVLLDFWPSSYGMRVRIALAEKGVEYEAKEENLSDKSPLLLEMNPVHKLIPVLIHNGKPISESAIIVEYIDEVWKDKSPLLPSDPYERSRARFWADYVDKKINSTGKRVWMGKGEDQELAKKEFIECVRTLEGVLGDNPYFGGDKFGFLDVILVPFTTWFYTYQKCGNFSIEAECPKFMAWAKRCLEKDSVYKSIPHPHKVYDFALELKQKYG is encoded by the exons ATGGAAGATCACAAAGTGGTATTATTGGATTTTTGGCCAAGCTCTTATGGAATGAGAGTGAGAATAGCCTTGGCCGAGAAAGGGGTCGAGTACGAAGCCAAGGAAGAAAATTTATCAGACAAAAGCCCTCTGCTCCTAGAGATGAACCCAGTTCACAAATTAATCCCAGTTCTAATTCATAATGGAAAGCCCATTTCTGAGTCTGCAATCATAGTTGAGTACATTGATGAGGTCTGGAAAGATAAATCTCCTCTGCTCCCATCTGACCCTTACGAGCGATCCCGAGCTCGGTTTTGGGCCGACTACGTTGACAAAAAG ATAAACAGCACTGGGAAGAGAGTGTGGATGGGTAAAGGGGAAGACCAAGAGCTTGCAAAGAAGGAATTTATTGAATGCGTGAGGACCCTTGAAGGAGTGCTGGGAGATAACCCTTATTTTGGAGGTGACAAGTTTGGGTTCTTGGATGTGATACTTGTTCCTTTCACTACCTGGTTTTATACCTACCAGAAATGTGGAAATTTCAGCATAGAAGCTGAATGCCCCAAGTTTATGGCTTGGGCGAAAAGGTGCTTGGAAAAAGATAGTGTGTATAAATCAATTCCCCACCCTCACAAGGTTTATGACTTTGCTTTGGAACTCAAGCAGAAATACGGGTGA
- the LOC107411586 gene encoding trans-cinnamate 4-monooxygenase: MDLLLLEKTLLALFVAVVLAITISKLRGKRFKLPPGPMTVPVFGNWLQVGDDLNHRNLTELAKKFGDIFLLRMGQRNLVVVSSPDLAKEVLHTQGVEFGSRTRNVVFDIFTGKGQDMVFTVYGEHWRKMRRIMTVPFFTNKVVQQYRYGWESEAASVVEDVKKNPESSTTGIVLRRRLQLLMYNNMYRIMFDRRFDSEDDPLFVKLKALNGERSRLAQSFEYNYGDFIPILRPFLRGYLKICKEVKERRLKLFKDFFVEERKKLASTKSTDHEGLKCAIDHILDAQQKGEINEDNVLYIVENINVAAIETTLWSIEWGIAELVNHPQIQRKLRNELDTVLGPGAQVTEPDIQKLPYLQAVVKETLRLRMAIPLLVPHMNLNDAKLGGYDIPAESKILVNAWWLANNPANWKKPEEFRPERFLEEESKVEANGNDFRYLPFGVGRRSCPGIILALPILGITIGRLVQNFELLPPPGQSKIDTAEKGGQFSLHILKHSTIVLKPRSF; the protein is encoded by the exons ATGGATCTCCTCCTATTGGAGAAGACACTCTTAGCCCTTTTCGTGGCCGTGGTTCTCGCCATCACCATCTCTAAGCTTCGCGGCAAACGATTTAAACTCCCTCCCGGTCCTATGACCGTACCCGTATTCGGTAACTGGCTCCAAGTCGGAGATGACTTGAACCACCGTAACCTTACCGAATTAGCTAAGAAATTCGGCGACATTTTCTTGCTCCGGATGGGCCAGAGAAACCTCGTCGTTGTCTCTTCCCCGGACCTCGCCAAAGAGGTCCTTCATACCCAAGGAGTTGAATTCGGGTCAAGGACCCGAAATGTTGTATTCGATATTTTTACGGGTAAAGGACAGGATATGGTGTTCACGGTTTACGGTGAGCATTGGAGGAAGATGAGACGGATTATGACCGTCCCTTTTTTTACTAACAAGGTGGTGCAGCAGTACAGATACGGTTGGGAATCCGAGGCTGCGAGCGTTGTCGAGGATGTGAAGAAGAATCCCGAATCATCAACGACTGGGATCGTTCTGAGGAGACGGTTGCAGCTGTTGATGTACAACAACATGTACAGGATCATGTTCGACCGGAGGTTCGACAGTGAAGATGATCCATTGTTTGTGAAACTCAAGGCGTTGAACGGAGAGAGAAGTAGATTGGCTCAGAGCTTCGAGTACAACTATGGCGATTTCATTCCAATTCTGAGACCTTTCTTGAGGGGCTATTTGAAAATTTGCAAAGAAGTGAAGGAAAGGAGGTTAAAGCTCTTCAAGGACTTTTTTGTCGAAGAGAGGAA GAAGCTAGCAAGCACGAAGAGTACGGACCATGAAGGATTGAAATGTGCGATAGACCATATTTTGGACGCTCAGCAGAAAGGGGAGATTAACGAGGATAACGTTCTTTACATTGTCGAGAACATCAATGTTGCCG CAATTGAAACAACACTGTGGTCGATTGAGTGGGGAATTGCAGAGCTTGTGAACCATCCACAAATCCAGAGGAAGCTCAGGAATGAGCTCGACACTGTGCTCGGACCTGGTGCACAGGTCACAGAGCCCGACATTCAAAAACTGCCTTACCTTCAGGCCGTGGTCAAAGAGACTCTCAGACTCCGAATGGCAATTCCTCTCCTTGTCCCTCACATGAACCTCAATGATGCAAAGCTAGGAGGTTATGACATTCCTGCTGAGAGCAAGATCTTAGTCAATGCTTGGTGGCTCGCAAACAACCCTGCCAACTGGAAGAAACCAGAGGAATTCCGACCGGAGAGGTTCTTGGAAGAGGAGTCGAAAGTCGAAGCCAATGGCAACGACTTCCGATACCTTCCTTTCGGTGTTGGAAGAAGGAGCTGCCCAGGCATCATTCTGGCATTGCCCATATTGGGTATTACCATAGGACGTTTGGTTCAGAATTTTGAGCTGTTGCCTCCACCAGGACAGTCAAAGATTGACACAGCAGAGAAGGGTGGGCAATTCAGTTTGCATATTTTGAAGCACTCCACCATTGTTTTAAAACCAAGGTCATTTTAA